The following are from one region of the Tenacibaculum dicentrarchi genome:
- a CDS encoding restriction endonuclease: MKKMLTENDIVEKVTDFLETKGYRITQSLTTNQQGIDIIAETESETLYIEAKGETSSVETSKRFGLPFNRNQIKSHISVALLATMKVISSLPSGNKTKVGIALPDTEEQRIVINKINPALKKLDIRIYWVSRTKVIVE; encoded by the coding sequence ATGAAAAAAATGCTAACCGAGAATGATATAGTTGAAAAAGTAACCGATTTCCTTGAAACTAAAGGTTATCGAATTACCCAAAGTTTGACCACTAATCAACAAGGAATTGATATAATTGCGGAAACGGAATCTGAAACTTTATATATTGAGGCTAAAGGAGAAACAAGCTCTGTGGAAACGTCTAAAAGGTTTGGACTACCATTTAATCGGAATCAAATTAAATCACATATTTCGGTAGCTTTATTAGCAACTATGAAAGTTATCTCAAGTTTACCAAGTGGAAACAAAACGAAAGTTGGAATAGCATTGCCAGATACCGAAGAACAAAGAATAGTAATTAATAAAATTAATCCTGCATTAAAAAAACTCGATATTAGAATATATTGGGTAAGTAGAACAAAAGTAATAGTTGAATAA
- a CDS encoding Fur family transcriptional regulator has translation MQTEEEILKIKKVKNTAVRTVVLRHLLSQEKAQSLKDIENALAYTDRSSIFRTLKTFEENKVIHSIEDGSGMTKYAVCAKGCNCDPKDLHYHFYCTNCDKTFCLFDVPIPQIELPQNFKLQQANMVVKGLCDNCNK, from the coding sequence ATGCAAACTGAAGAAGAAATCCTAAAAATAAAAAAAGTAAAAAACACCGCAGTCAGAACTGTGGTTTTACGACATCTTTTGAGCCAAGAAAAAGCCCAATCTTTAAAAGATATTGAAAACGCATTGGCATATACTGACAGAAGTTCGATTTTCAGAACGCTGAAAACATTTGAGGAAAACAAAGTTATCCACAGCATTGAAGATGGTTCTGGAATGACCAAATATGCGGTTTGTGCCAAAGGCTGTAACTGCGACCCAAAGGATTTGCACTATCATTTTTACTGTACAAACTGCGATAAAACATTCTGCCTTTTCGATGTTCCAATTCCTCAAATTGAACTTCCTCAAAACTTCAAACTACAACAAGCTAATATGGTTGTAAAAGGCTTGTGCGACAACTGCAACAAGTAA
- a CDS encoding tetratricopeptide repeat protein: protein MSWIFITLIGIGIIIFVKKMFSFENLQDLGIKRYREGNFSESITYLEKAIKKRPNHPETICALGESYLQQSLKVESISLSASKIYQSKAILNFKKYLQLEPNGYHKTQIIQKLEYIKLHK, encoded by the coding sequence ATGAGTTGGATATTTATAACATTAATTGGTATAGGAATAATCATTTTTGTAAAAAAAATGTTTTCATTTGAAAATTTACAAGATTTAGGTATAAAAAGATATAGGGAAGGAAATTTTTCGGAATCTATAACATATTTAGAAAAAGCAATTAAGAAGAGACCAAATCATCCAGAAACAATATGTGCTTTAGGTGAATCTTATTTACAACAGTCATTGAAGGTAGAAAGTATTTCTCTTTCTGCTTCTAAAATTTATCAATCAAAAGCAATACTAAATTTCAAAAAATACTTACAATTAGAACCTAATGGGTATCATAAAACTCAAATAATTCAAAAATTAGAATATATAAAACTTCATAAATAA